One segment of Polyodon spathula isolate WHYD16114869_AA chromosome 20, ASM1765450v1, whole genome shotgun sequence DNA contains the following:
- the LOC121295891 gene encoding FH2 domain-containing protein 1-like: protein MLINLNVGAKENRFHGVSATMYEKSPALTDITVKPMETQPVPATLLECPTPPGGGGGGRRRRTPTPSWENGASAFGSPFSRQDVTRRSKLRNFNWDAIPKDRILGKNSVWSDAQSDDFQIDTTSMEELFGRKESVSPAGTNVGRWSWRCSSPMDTNSEKVSLLDAKRSMNVGIFLRQFKRAVTDIIEDIRQGVGQSYGSEKMTELCKLLPENEEVERLKSFQGDRSKLGEADLFMVLIVEVPSFQLRLEAMVLKEEFEPHVTSLCSAARTLKQAAQELLNCQELHTILRLVLKAGNYMNAGGYAGNAAGFRIASLLKLADTKANKPGMNLLHFVAMEAQKKDKLLLSFPDKLRHVGPANRLSEDSVVEELCRLQRRVDGLQNNLQGEAELRAQTQPFLQAAESRLLQAQGEVEDMRLASQCLVEFFCEDGDTFKLEEACKVFQSFCDKFIKAIQENQERELQELRRVQRQEREEEGLEKQCSVATCSVWGLGQNALDDDLELTLERNLRNSWNRRSFRPREPRPQLSILANEDSSKRLYSSEVLPSVLPEKTTVETKEFVQEDCPAQSVQFMRQVTERVLSQQMSLSTSGQGKTAAAAVPVPKPVEEGLQECVRPVPEYPKVGESLECHTLVRGLNSYDNMTSAVQRPAPSHCTKWRRESTAMQREAMESERKGNMRAMRESESKSLKVRGSETRERGGASAVFQQKELEVSKHKDSIKDRTKINEAGTVPKRSQSLKEQSTALVGSLRQKGIKLEEPVPALPRDSKLPLFPRGGLRSTMPHRPAVSASPDVRCPGSFREKEKGPSITPEPKNKSLRRPPEKTKLEKEKPTLSPTSINRASSLRVPKRVSSGPDLTPTGTGSGQHGRSPRSNSAGVRTRTATAAVPAATKVVKHCEPSSPSLRTAVGRPGKSPKGTSLPTWK, encoded by the exons ATGCTGATTAACTTGAACGTTGGAGCCAAGGAAAACCGCTTTCATGGAGTCTCTGCTACGATGTACGAGAAGAGCCCGGCTCTGACGGATATTACAGTCAAACCAATGGAAACGCAGCCCGTTCCTGCAACACTATTGGAATGCCCCACTCCGCCAGggggtggaggaggagggaggaggaggaggaccccCACCCCCTCTTGGGAGAACGGGGCCTCCGCTTTCGGCTCCCCGTTCTCCCGCCAAGATGTGACTCGGAGGTCCAAGCTGAGGAATTTTAACTGGGATGCTATTCCCAAGGATCGGATTTTGGGGAAGAACAGCGTGTGGAGCGATGCGCAGAGTGATGATTTTCAGATCGACACCACCAGCATGGAGGAGCTGtttgggaggaaggagagtgtgTCGCCGGCCGGGACGAACGTGGGCCGTTGGAGCTGGCGCTGCAGCTCGCCCATGGATACCAATAGTGAGAAG GTGTCTCTGTTGGATGCAAAGAGGAGCATGAATGTGGGGATATTTCTAAGGCAGTTTAAAAG GGCGGTGACCGATATTATCGAGGACATCAGACAAGGAGTCGGCCAGTCTTATGGCTCAGAGAAAATGACTGAACTCTGCAAACTGCTGCCAGAGAATGAAGag GTGGAACGTTTGAAGTCTTTCCAAGGAGATCGCAGCAAGCTGGGGGAGGCTGACCTTTTCATGGTGTTGATCGTGGAAGTGCCCAG TTTTCAGCTGCGTCTGGAAGCCATGGTTTTAAAGGAGGAGTTTGAGCCTCATGTGACCTCGCTGTGTTCCGCGGCCCGCACGCTCAAGCAAGCAGCTCAGG AGCTCTTGAACTGCCAGGAGCTTCACACAATTCTACGGCTTGTGTTGAAGGCGGGAAACTACATGAATGCT GGAGGATATGCTGGCAATGCAGCTGGATTTCGAATTGCATCTCTGCTGAAACTTGCCGACACGAAAGCCAACAAACCAGGGATGAATCTTCTGCACTTTGTGGCCATG GAAGCTCAGAAGAAAGACAAACTGCTTCTTTCCTTCCCTGACAAATTGAGGCATGTGGGCCCTGCCAATAG GTTATCGGAAGACTCGGTTGTGGAGGAGCTGTGCCGGTTACAGCGCAGAGTGGATGGATTGCAGAACAATCTGCAGGGTGAGGCTGAGCTGAGGGCTCAGACACAGCCCTTTTTACAG GCTGCAGAGTCGAGGCTCTTGCAGGCTCAAGGGGAGGTGGAGGACATGAGGCTGGCCAGTCAGTGTCTGGTCGAGTTCTTCTGTGAGGATGGCGACACGTTCAAGCTTGAGGAAGCCTGCAAGGTCTTCCAGAGCTTCTGTGACAAATTCATCAAAGCTATTCAG GAGAACCAGGAGCGGGAGCTGCAGGAGTTGAGACGGGTGCAGCGACAGGAAAGGGAGGAGGAGGGTTTAGAGAAGCAGTGCTCAGTCGCCACCTGCTCAGTTTGGGGTTTGGGGCAGAACGCCTTGGATGATGACCTAGAGCTAACACTGGAGAGGAACCTGCGCAACTCGTGGAACAGGCGGAGCTTCCGCCCCAGAGAGCCCCGCCCCCAGCTGAGCATTCTGGCCAATGAAGACTCAAGTAAGAGGCTATACTCCTCAGAGGTGCTGCCCTCTGTTCTGCCAGAGAAGACCACAGTGGAGACCAAGGAGTTTGTTCAGGAAGACTGCCCTGCCCAGAGCGTCCAATTCATGCGGCAGGTAACAGAAAGAGTCCTGAGCCAACAGATGAGCCTCAGCACCTCTGGACAGGGCAAAACAGCTGCTGCAGCAGTGCCTGTCCCAAAACCAGTGGAGGAAGGACTGCAGGAATGTGTGCGCCCGGTACCAGAGTACCCCAAAGTGGGAGAGTCACTGGAGTGCCACACGCTGGTGAGAGGGCTGAATTCTTATGATAACATGACCTCTGCGGTACAGAGGCCTGCGCCCAGCCATTGCACTAAATGGCGACGGGAATCAACAGCGATGCAAAGAGAGGCAATGGAGAGCGAAAGGAAGGGAAACATGAGGGCAATGAGGGAATCTGAAAGTAAGAGTTTGAAGGTTCGCGGAAGTGAAACAAGGGAGCGAGGAGGTGCAAGTGCAGTGTTTCAGCAGAAGGAATTGGAAGTGAGTAAACACAAAGACTCTATAAAAGACAGGACTAAAATTAATGAGGCCGGCACTGTGCCAAAGAGATCTCAGTCTTTGAAAGAGCAGAGCACAGCCCTCGTGGGCTCTCTGAGGCAGAAGGGAATTAAGCTGGAGGAGCCGGTGCCTGCTTTGCCACGAGACTCAAAGCTGCCGTTATTCCCCCGTGGTGGATTGCGCAGTACTATGCCGCACAGGCCAGCTGTGTCGGCCTCTCCGGACGTCAGATGTCCCGGCAGCTTCAGGGAAAAAGAGAAGGGTCCCAGTATCACCCCTGAACCCAAAAACAAATCCCTGAGGCGCCCTCCTGAAAAAACTAAACTGGAAAAGGAGAAGCCGACTCTGTCACCAACAAGCATTAACCGGGCTTCCTCACTGAGAGTTCCCAAAAGAGTCTCCAGTGGGCCTGACTTGACTCCCACAGGTACAGGGAGTGGGCAGCATGGGCGGTCACCTCGGTCGAATTCTGCTGGTGTGAGAACAAGAACTGCAACAGCTGCTGTGCCAGCTGCCACTAAGGTAGTGAAGCACTGTGAGCCCAGCTCGCCCAGTCTGAGGACTGCTGTAGGCCGACCGGGTAAGAGTCCTAAAGGAACAAGCCTGCCCACTTGGAAATAA